In Rhineura floridana isolate rRhiFlo1 chromosome 1, rRhiFlo1.hap2, whole genome shotgun sequence, the following proteins share a genomic window:
- the LOC133366678 gene encoding nuclear transport factor 2-like isoform X2, with protein MAERPIWEQIGTSFIQLYYQQFDTNREQLGSLYTDASCLSWEGQQFQGKASIMEKLMRLPFQKIQHNITSQDHQPAPDNCILSMVVGQLKVDDDPVMGFHQLFVLKNINDKWICSNDIFRLALYNFA; from the exons ATGGCAGAAAGACCTATTTGGGAGCAAATTGGAACAAGCTTTATACAACTGTATTATCAACAGTTTGACACCAATAGGGAACAACTAGGTTCTCTTTAT ACAGATGCTTCATGTTTGTCTTGGGAAGGGCAGCAGTTCCAAGGAAAAGCATCAATCATGGAAAAACTTATG AGACTCCCTTTCCAAAAAATTCAGCACAACATAACATCCCAAGATCATCAGCCAGCTCCTGACAATTGTATTCTTAGTATGGTGGTTGGTCAGCTGAAG GTGGATGATGATCCGGTGATGGGATTTCACCAGTTGTTTGTTCTCAAGAACATTAATGACAAATGGATTTGTTCCAATGACATATTTAGGTTGGCTCTGTACAACTTTGCTTGA
- the LOC133366678 gene encoding nuclear transport factor 2-like isoform X1 — protein sequence MLKNVQINTKVCKMAERPIWEQIGTSFIQLYYQQFDTNREQLGSLYTDASCLSWEGQQFQGKASIMEKLMRLPFQKIQHNITSQDHQPAPDNCILSMVVGQLKVDDDPVMGFHQLFVLKNINDKWICSNDIFRLALYNFA from the exons atgttgaagaatgtaCAGATAAACACAAAG GTGTGTAAAATGGCAGAAAGACCTATTTGGGAGCAAATTGGAACAAGCTTTATACAACTGTATTATCAACAGTTTGACACCAATAGGGAACAACTAGGTTCTCTTTAT ACAGATGCTTCATGTTTGTCTTGGGAAGGGCAGCAGTTCCAAGGAAAAGCATCAATCATGGAAAAACTTATG AGACTCCCTTTCCAAAAAATTCAGCACAACATAACATCCCAAGATCATCAGCCAGCTCCTGACAATTGTATTCTTAGTATGGTGGTTGGTCAGCTGAAG GTGGATGATGATCCGGTGATGGGATTTCACCAGTTGTTTGTTCTCAAGAACATTAATGACAAATGGATTTGTTCCAATGACATATTTAGGTTGGCTCTGTACAACTTTGCTTGA